From one Coffea eugenioides isolate CCC68of chromosome 11, Ceug_1.0, whole genome shotgun sequence genomic stretch:
- the LOC113751776 gene encoding nucleolar GTP-binding protein 1-like translates to MVQYNFKKITIVPTGKDFVDIILSRTQRQTPTVVHKGYAISRIRQFYMRKVKYTQQNFHEKLSTIIEEFPRLDGIHPFYGDLLHVLYNKDHYKLALGQINTARNLIGKIAKDYVKLLKYGDSLYRCKSLKVAALGRMCTVIKRIGPSLAYLEQIRQHMARLPSIDPNTRTILICGYPNVGKSSFINKITRADVDVQPYAFTTKSLFVGHTDFKYLRYQVIDTPGILDRPFEDRNIIEMCSITALAHLRAAVLFFLDISGSCGYSIAQQAALFHSIKSLFMNKPLIIVCNKTDLQPLEGISEEDMKLVMEMKAEAMKTVMGQGGEPTDDEGVLLTMSTLTEEGVIAVKNAACERLLNQRVEMKMKSKKLNDCLNRFHVAIPKPRDQKERPACIPQAVLEAKARKADQAAEKEKRKLERDLEDENGGAGVYSASLRKHHILANDEWKEDIMPEIMDGHNVYDFIDPDILQRLEELEREEGIRQEQEADDDFEMDGAELTAEEQEALAEIRKKKSFLIQQHRMKKSTAESRPIVPRKFDKERQFTSERMGRQLSSLGLDPSLAINRARSKSRGRKRERSPERGEDAMDVDNDQPSKKLRLRSRSRSRSRPPNEVAPGEGFKDSAQKVKAVKLAKKSVKKRNKDARRGEADRVIPSLKPKHLFSGKRSIGKTQRR, encoded by the coding sequence ATGGTGCAGTATAACTTTAAAAAGATCACCATTGTTCCCACGGGGAAGGACTTTGTTGATATTATCCTTTCTCGCACACAGCGCCAAACACCTACTGTTGTTCACAAGGGTTATGCCATTTCTCGCATCCGCCAGTTTTACATGCGCAAAGTGAAATATACGCAACAAAACTTTCATGAGAAGCTGTCCACTATCATAGAGGAGTTTCCTAGGCTTGATGGTATTCATCCTTTTTATGGTGATCTTCTCCATGTCCTTTATAACAAAGACCATTACAAACTTGCTCTTGGGCAGATCAATACTGCAAGGAACTTAATTGGTAAGATAGCCAAGGATTATGTGAAATTGTTGAAGTATGGTGATTCTTTGTATCGTTGCAAGTCTTTGAAGGTTGCTGCTCTTGGCCGTATGTGTACTGTGATTAAGCGTATAGGGCCTAGCTTAGCATATCTTGAACAGATAAGGCAACACATGGCTAGACTGCCCTCAATTGATCCAAATACTAGGACTATCTTGATATGTGGGTACCCAAATGTTGGCAAGAGTTCATTTATTAACAAAATTACCCGAGCAGATGTAGATGTGCAGCCCTATGCTTTTACGACAAAGTCTCTGTTTGTTGGTCACACAGACTTCAAGTATTTAAGGTATCAAGTCATTGACACCCCTGGGATCCTGGATAGGCCCTTTGAGGACCGTAATATTATTGAAATGTGCAGCATTACAGCTCTGGCTCATCTCAGGGCTGCTGTACTATTCTTTTTGGACATATCTGGGTCTTGTGGCTATAGTATTGCACAACAAGCAGCTCTTTTTCATAGCATTAAGTCGCTGTTTATGAACAAACCTTTGATCATAGTCTGCAACAAAACAGACTTGCAACCACTtgaagggatttctgaggaaGATATGAAGTTGGTCATGGAGATGAAAGCAGAAGCAATGAAGACTGTGATGGGTCAAGGGGGTGAACCCACGGATGATGAAGGTGTGCTGTTGACGATGAGTACCCTTACTGAAGAGGGAGTAATCGCAGTTAAAAATGCAGCTTGTGAAAGGTTGTTGAACCAAAGAgtagaaatgaaaatgaagtcAAAGAAGTTGAATGACTGCTTGAATCGTTTTCACGTTGCAATTCCAAAGCCCAGGGACCAGAAAGAAAGGCCAGCATGCATACCTCAGGCTGTTTTGGAAGCTAAAGCTAGGAAAGCTGACCAAGCTGCAGAGAAAGAGAAGAGGAAGCTTGAGAGGGATCTGGAGGATGAGAATGGTGGTGCAGGTGTATACTCTGCTAGCTTAAGAAAGCACCATATCCTTGCAAATGATGAATGGAAAGAGGATATAATGCCTGAAATTATGGATGGGCACAATGTCTATGATTTCATTGATCCTGATATTTTACAGAGGCTTGAGGAATTGGAGCGTGAGGAAGGTATTCGGCAGGAACAGGAGGCTGATGATGATTTTGAGATGGATGGTGCTGAGTTGACTGCAGAAGAACAAGAAGCCCTAGCTGAGAtcaggaaaaagaaaagctttCTCATTCAACAGCATAGGATGAAGAAGAGTACTGCAGAAAGCCGACCAATTGTTCCCCGGAAATTTGACAAAGAGAGACAGTTCACTTCTGAAAGAATGGGAAGACAGTTATCATCTCTTGGACTTGATCCTAGTTTGGCGATTAATAGAGCTCGTAGTAAGTCCAGAGGTCGTAAGAGGGAGAGATCACCTGAAAGAGGAGAAGATGCCATGGATGTAGACAATGATCAACCTAGCAAGAAGCTGCGCTTGAGGTCTAGATCTCGGTCAAGGTCACGTCCACCAAATGAAGTGGCCCCAGGAGAGGGTTTCAAGGACTCTGCTCAAAAGGTTAAGGCTGTGAAGCTGGCTAAGAAATCTGTAAAGAAGAGGAACAAGGATGCTCGGCGTGGAGAGGCTGACAGAGTCATTCCTTCTCTGAAACCCAAGCACTTGTTCTCTGGCAAAAGATCCATCGGAAAAACCCAGAGGCGTTAG
- the LOC113753053 gene encoding uncharacterized protein LOC113753053, protein MLSLGRLTTWQQCNSAVPRNSKSRAFNFPAKTHPTRVSFSPNRLIRLALFSVLGRPRIGFCIYASNRQPQGGNSALEMHDFEEDDDFFDDEEEEETGFDEDEEFIPLTNMKKWLENKPRGFGEGKVYDTPIEDKLMEEIEQSTKAQLANFNNLKNKPAMAISKKEQCQQEKVSEEGKHGFRVRLINLPKKKNIHRDLRSAFKGVPGILDIIPVVSGNKRTKDPICKGLAFIDFKTKNEAYRFVQTFSGQSITFGKVQKQIKCDMDFSLLKPGNEDSVGEDSYTDQIVVEAEELYDEFASEDEVHKSAETEESEDSRSGVPIREFRYGGVAEERERSVTEERERSVTKPNSSKQQGELQEKGKKVASKAKKQRPPKINIPGSANRLKIREKAVLTGVFSKYGGNTSVVTRGQS, encoded by the exons ATGCTCAGCCTCGGGAGATTAACAACATGGCAGCAATGCAACTCTGCGGTTCCTCGAAACTCCAAGTCAAGAGCGTTCAATTTTCCGGCGAAAACCCACCCAACCCGAGtttcattttctccgaatagaCTCATCCGCCTTGCTCTTTTTAGTGTTCTTGGCCGACCAAGAATAGGGTTTTGCATATATGCCTCGAATAGACAACCACAAGGTGGCAATAGTGCATTGGAAATGCATGATTTTGAGGAAGATGATGACttttttgatgatgaagaagaagaggaaacgGGTTTTGATGAAGATGAGGAATTTATTCCCTTGACTAATATGAAGAAGTGGCTTGAGAATAAGCCACGTGGGTTTGGTGAAGGCAAGGTTTATGACACTCCCATTGAGGATAAGCTCATGGAGGAAATAGAGCAGAGCACAAAAGCTCAGCTGGCTAATTTCAATAATCTCAAGAACAAGCCTGCCATGGCCATTTCCAAGAAGGAACAATGTCAGCAAGAGAAAG TCTCAGAAGAGGGTAAACATGGATTTCGTGTCCGTTTGATCAACCTCCCTAAGAAAAAGAATATCCACAGGGATCTTCGGTCGGCTTTTAAAGGAGTTCCTGGAATACTTGATATCATACCAGTTGTTTCTGGAAACAAAAGAACCAAGGACCCTATCTGCAAAGGCCTTGCCTTTATTGATTTCAAAACGAAGAATGAAGCTTATAG ATTTGTACAGACTTTCTCCGGACAAAGTATTACCTTTGGTAAGGTTCAGAAGCAGATAAAATGTGACATGGATTTCAGCTTACTTAAACCTGGGAATGAAGATTCTGTTGGGGAAGATAGCTACACTGATCAAATAGTGGTGGAGGCAGAAGAActttatgatgaatttgctaGTGAAGATGAGGTGCATAAATCAGCAGAAACTGAAGAGAGTGAAGATTCCAGAAGTGGTGTACCAATTCGAGAATTTAGATACGGGGGTGTTGCGGAAGAAAGAGAACGGTCTGTTACGGAAGAAAGAGAACGGTCTGTTACAAAACCAAATTCATCCAAACAACAAGGGGAACtacaagaaaagggaaaaaaggtaGCATCTAAAGCAAAGAAACAGAGACCACCGAAGATAAATATTCCAGGATCTGCCAATAG GTTGAAGATCAGAGAGAAAGCAGTGCTTACAGGAGTGTTCTCGAAATATGGTGGAAACACTTCGGTGGTCACTAGAGGGCAGAGTTGA